A window from Rana temporaria chromosome 8, aRanTem1.1, whole genome shotgun sequence encodes these proteins:
- the LOC120910400 gene encoding extensin-1-like: MADVPPPSMADVPPPSMADVPPPSMADFLPPSMADVPPPSMADFLPPSMADVPPPSMADVLPPSMADVPPPSMADFLPPSMADVLPPSMADFLPPSMADVPPPSMADFLPPSMADVPPPSMADVLPPSMADVPPPSMADFLPPSMADVLPPSMADVPPPSMADFLPPSMADVPPPSMADVLPPSMADVPPPSMADFLPPSMADVLPPSMADVPPPSMADFLPPSMADVLPPSMADFLPPSMADVPPPSMADFLPPSMADVLPPSMADVPPPSMADVPPPSMADFLPPSMADVPPPSMADFLPPSMADVPPPSMADFLPPSMADVLPPSMADVPPPSMADVPPPSMADFLPPSMADVPPPSMADFLPPSMADVPPPGLLQDRMS, translated from the coding sequence ATGGCAGATGTCCCTCCTCCCAGCATGGCAGATGTCCCTCCTCCCAGCATGGCAGATGTCCCTCCTCCCAGCATGGCAGACTTCCTTCCTCCCAGCATGGCAGATGTCCCTCCTCCCAGCATGGCAGACTTCCTTCCTCCCAGCATGGCAGATGTCCCTCCTCCCAGCATGGCAGATGTCCTTCCTCCCAGCATGGCAGATGTCCCTCCTCCCAGCATGGCAGACTTCCTTCCTCCCAGCATGGCAGATGTCCTTCCTCCCAGCATGGCAGACTTCCTTCCTCCCAGCATGGCAGATGTCCCTCCTCCCAGCATGGCAGACTTCCTTCCTCCCAGCATGGCAGATGTCCCTCCTCCCAGCATGGCAGATGTCCTTCCTCCCAGCATGGCAGATGTCCCTCCTCCCAGCATGGCAGACTTCCTTCCTCCCAGCATGGCAGATGTCCTTCCTCCCAGCATGGCAGATGTCCCTCCTCCCAGCATGGCAGACTTCCTTCCTCCCAGCATGGCAGATGTCCCTCCTCCCAGCATGGCAGATGTCCTTCCTCCCAGCATGGCAGATGTCCCTCCTCCCAGCATGGCAGACTTCCTTCCTCCCAGCATGGCAGATGTCCTTCCTCCCAGCATGGCAGATGTCCCTCCTCCCAGCATGGCAGACTTCCTTCCTCCCAGCATGGCAGATGTCCTTCCTCCCAGCATGGCAGACTTCCTTCCTCCCAGCATGGCAGATGTCCCTCCTCCCAGCATGGCAGACTTCCTTCCTCCCAGCATGGCAGATGTCCTTCCTCCCAGCATGGCAGATGTCCCTCCTCCCAGCATGGCAGATGTCCCTCCTCCCAGCATGGCAGACTTCCTTCCTCCCAGCATGGCAGATGTCCCTCCTCCCAGCATGGCAGACTTCCTTCCTCCCAGCATGGCAGATGTCCCTCCTCCCAGCATGGCAGACTTCCTTCCTCCCAGCATGGCAGATGTCCTTCCTCCCAGCATGGCAGATGTCCCTCCTCCCAGCATGGCAGATGTCCCTCCTCCCAGCATGGCAGACTTCCTTCCTCCCAGCATGGCAGATGTCCCTCCTCCCAGCATGGCAGACTTCCTTCCTCCCAGCATGGCAGATGTCCCTCCTCCCGGGCTCCTGCAGGATAGGATGAGttga